A section of the Streptomyces sp. NBC_00178 genome encodes:
- a CDS encoding NADH:flavin oxidoreductase/NADH oxidase — protein MSALFEPYTLRSLTVPNRVWMAPMCQYSAEASGPDAGTVNDWHFAHYAARAVGGTGLVLTEATAISPEGRISPSDLGIWNDRQVEAFRRVTDFLLSQGTVPGIQLAHAGRKASTDLPWRGGTPIGAGEPGGWQTVAPSPLGYDEGDPAPAELTVDDIKKIVDDFAAAARRALAAGFQVAEVHGAHGYLIGQFLSPHSNHRTDSYGGSFENRTRLALEVVDAVRAVWPEELPVFFRISATDWLTENADDAREGWTADETVRLARLLLAHGVDLLDVSTGGLAPNTRIPVEPGYQVPFAERVRTETGLPVAAVGLITDAVQAEKIVTDGGADAVLLGRALLRDPYFARRASRELGGEVRTPDQYGRAV, from the coding sequence GTGAGTGCACTCTTCGAGCCCTACACCCTGAGGTCGCTGACCGTCCCCAACCGTGTCTGGATGGCTCCGATGTGCCAGTACAGCGCGGAGGCCTCCGGGCCCGACGCGGGCACGGTCAACGACTGGCACTTCGCCCACTACGCGGCGCGCGCGGTGGGCGGCACGGGACTCGTCCTGACGGAGGCCACCGCCATCAGTCCCGAGGGGCGGATCAGCCCCTCGGACCTCGGTATCTGGAACGACCGGCAGGTGGAGGCGTTCCGGCGCGTCACCGACTTCCTCCTGAGCCAGGGAACGGTCCCCGGCATCCAGCTCGCGCACGCCGGGCGGAAGGCCTCGACGGATCTGCCCTGGCGCGGCGGCACTCCCATCGGGGCCGGCGAGCCCGGAGGCTGGCAGACGGTCGCCCCGAGTCCTCTCGGGTACGACGAGGGCGACCCCGCACCCGCCGAGCTGACCGTCGACGACATCAAGAAGATCGTCGACGACTTCGCGGCGGCCGCCCGGCGCGCGCTCGCCGCGGGCTTCCAGGTCGCCGAGGTCCACGGTGCGCACGGCTACCTCATCGGCCAGTTCCTGTCCCCGCACAGCAACCACCGCACCGACTCCTACGGCGGCTCCTTCGAGAACCGCACGCGTCTCGCCCTGGAGGTCGTCGACGCGGTGCGCGCGGTGTGGCCCGAGGAACTCCCGGTGTTCTTCCGCATCTCCGCGACCGACTGGCTGACCGAGAACGCGGACGACGCACGCGAGGGCTGGACCGCCGACGAGACGGTCCGCCTGGCCCGTCTGCTGCTCGCGCACGGAGTCGACCTCCTGGACGTCTCGACCGGCGGACTGGCGCCGAACACGCGGATCCCCGTGGAGCCCGGCTACCAGGTGCCGTTCGCCGAACGCGTACGCACCGAGACCGGCCTCCCGGTCGCGGCCGTCGGACTGATCACCGACGCGGTCCAGGCCGAGAAGATCGTCACCGACGGAGGTGCGGACGCGGTCCTGCTCGGCCGTGCACTTCTGCGCGACCCCTACTTCGCCCGCAGGGCGTCGAGGGAGCTCGGCGGCGAGGTCCGCACGCCCGATCAGTACGGCCGGGCGGTGTGA
- a CDS encoding glycoside hydrolase family 3 N-terminal domain-containing protein: protein MAIHPAPQARPADPSPAVDGPWRDPSLSPEERVADLASRMTLEEKAAQLYGIWVGADAEGDGVAPHQNDMVDPVDFEDLTTRGLGQLTRPFGTAPVDPGVGAVALATAQARIVAAGRFGVPALAHEECLAGFTAWGATAYPVPLAWGAAWDPGLVTEMARRIGHDMRSVGVHQGLAPVLDVVRDLRWGRVEETIGEDPYLVATIGTAYVRGLESAGIVATLKHFAGYSASAGARNLSPVRAGAREMADVILPPFEMAVLEGGARSVMHSYAEIDGVPAAADPSLLTGLLRDTWGFTGTVVADYFGIGFLETLHKVAGNRGDAARLALTAGVDVELPTVRSYGDELVAAVRDGRVAEELLDRALHRVLLQKCALGLLDPDPSVLPGALDGVEPGRARGTVDLDPPGNRDLARLLAERSCVLLANPDSLLPLTGTGRIAVVGPRADDPLAMLGCYSFPSHVGVQHPASPMGIEVPTLLESLRAEFPGAGVDHAQGCEVDGTDTSGIEAAAALAAGADVCVAVLGDRAGLFGRGTSGEGCDAADLALPGRQGELLDALLATGTPVVLVLLTGRTYALGGRAARLAGCVQAFFPGEEGGPALAGVLSGRVNPSGRLPLGVPEGPGGQPWTYLQPPLGRANGVSNLDPSPLYPFGHGLSYTSFAWEPGPDVPAELPTDGETDIAITVRNTGDRDGAEVVQLYAHDPVAQTTRPEARLIAYARVPLAAGESRTVGFRFHADLVSFTGTAGRRIVEPGDLELRFATSSDAADVKHTVRLRLTGPERTVDHRRRMVCATSLGPPRAQE, encoded by the coding sequence ATGGCAATCCACCCCGCACCGCAGGCCCGTCCGGCCGACCCGTCCCCGGCCGTGGACGGACCGTGGCGCGACCCGTCGCTCAGCCCCGAGGAGCGGGTGGCCGATCTGGCGTCCCGGATGACGCTGGAGGAGAAGGCCGCCCAGCTGTACGGGATCTGGGTGGGTGCCGACGCCGAGGGCGACGGAGTCGCGCCGCACCAGAACGACATGGTCGACCCCGTCGACTTCGAGGACCTCACCACCCGCGGACTGGGCCAGCTCACCCGGCCGTTCGGCACCGCTCCCGTGGACCCGGGCGTCGGAGCCGTCGCCCTGGCCACCGCCCAGGCCAGGATCGTCGCAGCCGGCAGATTCGGTGTCCCGGCACTCGCCCACGAGGAGTGCCTGGCCGGCTTCACCGCCTGGGGTGCGACGGCCTACCCGGTCCCGCTCGCCTGGGGCGCGGCCTGGGACCCCGGCCTCGTCACGGAGATGGCCCGGCGGATCGGCCACGACATGCGGTCGGTGGGCGTCCACCAGGGACTCGCGCCGGTCCTGGACGTGGTGCGCGACCTGCGCTGGGGCCGGGTCGAGGAGACGATCGGTGAGGACCCCTACCTGGTCGCGACCATCGGCACGGCCTACGTCCGGGGTCTCGAGTCCGCCGGGATCGTCGCCACTCTCAAGCACTTCGCGGGGTACTCCGCGTCGGCCGGCGCACGGAACCTGTCGCCCGTCAGGGCGGGCGCCCGGGAGATGGCGGACGTGATCCTCCCGCCCTTCGAGATGGCCGTCCTGGAAGGCGGCGCACGCTCCGTGATGCACTCCTACGCGGAGATCGACGGCGTGCCCGCCGCCGCCGATCCCTCCCTGCTCACCGGACTCCTCCGGGACACCTGGGGATTCACCGGCACGGTCGTCGCCGACTACTTCGGCATCGGTTTCCTGGAGACCCTGCACAAGGTGGCGGGGAACCGCGGGGACGCCGCCCGCCTCGCGCTGACCGCGGGGGTCGACGTCGAACTGCCCACCGTGCGCAGTTACGGCGACGAACTGGTCGCCGCCGTGCGGGACGGACGTGTCGCGGAGGAACTCCTGGACCGCGCCCTGCACCGCGTCCTGCTCCAGAAGTGCGCGCTCGGACTGCTCGACCCGGACCCGTCCGTCCTGCCCGGCGCACTCGACGGTGTGGAGCCCGGACGGGCGCGCGGCACGGTGGACCTGGACCCGCCCGGGAACCGGGACCTGGCCCGGCTGCTCGCCGAGAGGTCCTGTGTGCTGCTGGCCAACCCCGACAGCCTTCTGCCGCTGACCGGCACCGGCCGGATCGCGGTCGTGGGACCACGCGCCGACGACCCCCTGGCCATGCTGGGCTGCTACTCCTTCCCCAGCCACGTCGGGGTCCAGCACCCCGCCTCGCCGATGGGCATCGAGGTTCCGACGCTGCTGGAGTCCCTGCGCGCGGAGTTCCCGGGCGCGGGCGTCGACCACGCCCAGGGCTGCGAGGTGGACGGTACGGACACCTCCGGCATCGAGGCGGCCGCCGCGCTGGCCGCCGGGGCCGACGTCTGCGTCGCCGTGCTCGGTGACCGGGCCGGGCTGTTCGGACGGGGCACGTCCGGAGAGGGCTGTGACGCGGCGGATCTCGCCCTGCCGGGGCGGCAGGGCGAACTCCTGGACGCACTCCTGGCCACCGGCACCCCGGTCGTCCTGGTCCTGCTGACGGGACGTACGTACGCGCTCGGCGGACGTGCCGCGCGGCTGGCGGGCTGTGTGCAGGCGTTCTTTCCCGGCGAGGAGGGCGGTCCTGCGCTCGCCGGTGTGCTCTCGGGCCGGGTGAACCCCTCCGGACGTCTGCCGCTGGGCGTCCCCGAGGGGCCCGGGGGACAGCCGTGGACGTACCTCCAGCCCCCGCTGGGCCGTGCCAACGGGGTGAGCAACCTCGACCCGAGCCCGCTCTACCCGTTCGGGCACGGACTGTCCTACACCTCGTTCGCCTGGGAGCCCGGCCCGGATGTGCCGGCCGAGCTTCCCACCGACGGAGAGACGGACATCGCGATCACGGTCCGCAACACCGGCGACCGCGACGGGGCCGAGGTCGTCCAGCTCTACGCCCACGACCCGGTAGCCCAGACCACGCGCCCCGAGGCCCGGCTGATCGCCTACGCCCGGGTGCCGCTCGCCGCGGGGGAGTCCCGCACGGTCGGCTTCCGCTTCCACGCGGACCTGGTCTCCTTCACCGGGACCGCGGGGCGCCGGATCGTGGAACCGGGAGACCTCGAACTCCGCTTCGCCACGTCCAGTGACGCGGCGGACGTCAAGCACACCGTGCGGCTGCGTCTCACCGGACCCGAGCGCACCGTCGATCACCGGCGCCGCATGGTGTGCGCCACGTCGCTCGGACCGCCGCGCGCCCAGGAGTGA
- a CDS encoding carbohydrate ABC transporter permease, which produces MSTDTRPATPTHRPVPAAGRGARPVRRRRSHGNPVAGLGSLIWLVVVLVPLYTLVSASLMRQDQALGGDPLALPADPTFENYRTVLDSGFAALLGNTAIVAAATVALVLVLSVPVAYVAVRTRSRLSSLAFRMFLLGVAIPAQAVIVPLYLMIGKLGLYDTLWAVILPTAAFAMPVAVLVLSGTMRDVSEEMYEAMALDGASPVRMLWQLAVPLSRAGISTVAIFSALQAWNGFLFPLILTQSQENRVLTLGLFTFMTQFGVNIPAVLAAIVLSVVPIFAVYLVARRALIDGLMGVGGK; this is translated from the coding sequence ATGTCCACCGACACCCGTCCCGCCACGCCCACCCACCGGCCGGTGCCCGCCGCCGGCCGCGGGGCGCGCCCGGTCCGCCGCCGAAGGTCCCACGGCAACCCGGTGGCCGGCCTCGGCTCGCTGATCTGGCTCGTCGTCGTCCTGGTACCGCTGTACACGCTGGTCTCCGCGTCGCTGATGCGGCAGGACCAGGCGCTGGGCGGAGACCCGCTCGCGCTTCCGGCCGACCCGACCTTCGAGAACTACCGGACCGTGCTGGACAGCGGCTTCGCCGCACTGCTCGGCAACACCGCGATCGTCGCCGCCGCCACGGTCGCCCTCGTCCTGGTGCTCTCCGTGCCGGTGGCCTACGTGGCGGTGCGCACCCGCAGCCGCCTCTCGTCGCTGGCCTTCCGGATGTTCCTGCTGGGCGTCGCGATCCCGGCCCAGGCGGTGATCGTGCCGCTGTACCTGATGATCGGCAAGCTCGGTCTGTACGACACCCTCTGGGCGGTCATCCTGCCCACCGCCGCCTTCGCGATGCCGGTCGCGGTCCTGGTCCTCAGCGGCACCATGCGCGACGTCTCCGAGGAGATGTACGAGGCGATGGCCCTGGACGGCGCGTCACCCGTCCGCATGCTCTGGCAGCTCGCCGTCCCGCTGTCCAGGGCCGGGATCAGCACGGTGGCGATCTTCTCCGCCCTGCAGGCGTGGAACGGCTTCCTGTTCCCGCTGATCCTGACCCAGTCGCAGGAGAACCGCGTCCTGACGCTCGGGCTGTTCACCTTCATGACCCAGTTCGGAGTGAACATCCCGGCGGTGCTCGCGGCGATCGTCCTCTCCGTCGTCCCCATATTCGCCGTGTACCTCGTCGCCCGGCGCGCCCTCATCGACGGACTGATGGGGGTGGGCGGCAAATAG
- a CDS encoding carbohydrate ABC transporter permease — MSSHTPVAKRRGGGSAAAGNTGRPPVAWALPGILFFAVFAVVPLAIAVCLSFCRWDGLDSPTLTGLDNWTRLFQDKEFGQAAWLSLLLTTVSWAFQTPVALLLGVWAAGRQRSRAFLSAVFFVPLLLSTTAIAMLFHALLDPNFGVIRTIGPWLGIDPDVMGSSTGALLVVAFVGGWQFMPFHTLIYQGGARQIPEVLHQAAAIDGAGMVRQFFHITLPQLRHTITTSSVLMVVGSLTYFDTVLIMTKGGPGTDTTILPYLMYRTGFQTYDLGYAAAIATALVVVATGISLVMVRFSGFGAMRSTREGM, encoded by the coding sequence ATGTCCTCCCACACCCCGGTCGCGAAGAGGCGCGGCGGCGGGAGCGCGGCCGCCGGAAACACCGGCCGCCCCCCGGTCGCCTGGGCGCTCCCCGGCATCCTCTTCTTCGCCGTCTTCGCGGTCGTGCCCCTGGCGATCGCCGTCTGCCTCTCCTTCTGCCGGTGGGACGGGCTCGACTCCCCGACCCTGACCGGCCTGGACAACTGGACCCGGCTGTTCCAGGACAAGGAGTTCGGTCAGGCCGCATGGCTGAGCCTGCTGCTCACCACGGTCAGCTGGGCCTTCCAGACCCCGGTGGCACTGCTGCTGGGCGTCTGGGCGGCGGGTCGCCAACGCAGCCGCGCCTTCCTGTCGGCGGTCTTCTTCGTCCCGCTGCTGCTCTCCACCACCGCCATAGCGATGCTCTTCCACGCCCTGCTGGACCCGAACTTCGGCGTGATCAGGACGATCGGGCCCTGGCTCGGCATCGATCCCGACGTCATGGGATCGTCCACCGGAGCCCTGCTCGTGGTGGCGTTCGTCGGCGGATGGCAGTTCATGCCCTTCCACACACTGATCTACCAGGGCGGTGCCCGCCAGATCCCCGAAGTCCTCCACCAGGCCGCCGCCATCGACGGCGCGGGCATGGTGCGGCAGTTCTTCCACATCACGCTGCCGCAGCTGCGTCACACGATCACGACGTCCTCGGTGCTGATGGTCGTCGGATCGCTGACGTACTTCGACACCGTCCTCATCATGACCAAGGGCGGACCCGGCACCGACACCACGATCCTGCCCTACCTGATGTACCGGACCGGCTTCCAGACGTACGACCTCGGCTACGCCGCGGCCATCGCCACCGCGCTCGTCGTCGTGGCCACGGGCATCTCGCTGGTCATGGTCCGCTTCAGCGGGTTCGGGGCCATGCGTTCCACCCGGGAAGGTATGTGA
- a CDS encoding extracellular solute-binding protein — translation MVMTGLLAGCGSGAGGSDGGTITAYVYGDDAVKVQQAAVDAFNKTSEVKVKLVSVPGTDYVNKLRSAMGSPGAPDVFFNWGGGSIKPYVDSGKLVDLTSTVGKDPVLKEGFLPSVMTAGSLDGKIYGVPMRGMQPVMLFYNKALFEEHGLQAPRTWEDLQKAVTTFKAAGITPFALGGSDKWPELMWMEYLLDRIGGPEVFRKIQDGDTDGWGDPAVLETARTVVELVDDGAFGTNFNSVDYGNGGAPTLLNKGKAAMHLMGSWEYSTQLGKAPEFAKKDLGWTAFPTVAGGVGDAANVVGNPTNYWSVNARTKHKDTAVAFLKTMASTAYAQSLVDNGDVPTTSNAASMLSGSPNPQFAADQYAMVQKAPSFTLSWDQALEARYATPLLTEISKLFAGKSTPEQFVAAMKAAR, via the coding sequence ATGGTGATGACAGGGCTGCTGGCGGGCTGCGGCTCCGGGGCCGGCGGGAGCGACGGCGGCACGATCACCGCCTACGTCTACGGCGACGACGCGGTCAAGGTCCAGCAGGCCGCGGTCGACGCCTTCAACAAGACCTCCGAGGTCAAGGTGAAGCTGGTGTCCGTCCCGGGCACCGACTACGTGAACAAGCTGCGCAGCGCCATGGGTTCACCCGGCGCCCCGGACGTCTTCTTCAACTGGGGCGGCGGGTCCATCAAGCCGTACGTCGACTCCGGCAAGCTCGTCGACCTGACCTCCACGGTCGGGAAGGACCCCGTGCTCAAGGAGGGCTTCCTGCCGTCCGTCATGACGGCCGGCAGCCTCGACGGCAAGATCTACGGGGTCCCGATGCGCGGCATGCAGCCCGTGATGCTCTTCTACAACAAGGCCCTGTTCGAGGAGCACGGTCTCCAGGCGCCCCGGACCTGGGAGGACCTGCAGAAGGCGGTCACCACCTTCAAGGCCGCCGGCATCACGCCGTTCGCCCTCGGGGGCTCCGACAAGTGGCCCGAGTTGATGTGGATGGAGTATCTGCTGGACCGGATCGGCGGGCCCGAGGTCTTCCGGAAGATCCAGGACGGTGACACCGACGGCTGGGGCGACCCCGCGGTCCTGGAGACCGCCAGGACCGTCGTGGAACTCGTCGACGACGGGGCCTTCGGCACGAACTTCAACTCGGTCGACTACGGCAACGGCGGCGCCCCGACCCTGCTCAACAAGGGCAAGGCGGCCATGCACCTCATGGGGTCGTGGGAGTACTCGACCCAGCTGGGCAAGGCTCCCGAGTTCGCGAAGAAGGACCTCGGCTGGACCGCCTTCCCGACCGTCGCCGGGGGAGTGGGCGACGCGGCGAACGTCGTGGGCAACCCCACCAACTACTGGTCGGTCAACGCCCGCACCAAGCACAAGGACACCGCCGTCGCGTTCCTGAAGACGATGGCGTCCACGGCCTACGCCCAGTCCCTCGTCGACAACGGCGACGTGCCCACCACGTCCAACGCGGCCTCGATGCTCAGCGGTTCGCCCAATCCGCAGTTCGCCGCAGACCAGTACGCCATGGTCCAGAAGGCCCCGAGCTTCACCCTCTCGTGGGACCAGGCGCTCGAAGCCCGTTACGCCACCCCGCTCCTCACCGAGATCAGCAAGCTGTTCGCGGGCAAGAGCACGCCCGAGCAGTTCGTCGCAGCGATGAAGGCCGCCAGGTAA
- a CDS encoding LacI family DNA-binding transcriptional regulator, whose protein sequence is MSPAKVQHHKEKASSGEPTESTATLAEIARAAGVSAPTVSKVLNGRADVAPGTRARVEELLLLHGYRRRRGASQQSQLIDLVFHELDSAWAMEVIRGVENVAREQGLSLVLSESAGRLTPGQTWVDGVLARRPAGVILVLSDLDAAQRAQLTSRSIPFVVVDPAGDPGDDIPSVGAANWQGGIAATRHLTALGHRRIGVIGGPARMMCSRARLDGYRAALETSGVEIDPELVREGEFNHEDGYTAALDLLRLPEPPTAVFAGNDLQALGVYEAARELGLRIPEDLSVVGFDDLPLTRWIGPPLTTVRQPLVEMAETAARLVLDLGQGRRPATTRVDLATSLVVRSSTAPPSR, encoded by the coding sequence ATGAGCCCTGCAAAGGTCCAGCACCACAAGGAGAAGGCATCCTCCGGCGAGCCGACGGAGAGCACCGCCACGCTGGCAGAGATCGCCCGAGCGGCCGGAGTGTCGGCTCCGACAGTTTCGAAGGTGCTGAACGGCCGGGCCGACGTGGCCCCCGGCACGCGCGCACGGGTGGAGGAGCTCCTGCTGCTGCACGGCTACCGCCGCCGGCGCGGCGCCTCGCAGCAGTCCCAGCTGATCGACCTCGTCTTCCACGAGCTGGACAGCGCCTGGGCGATGGAGGTCATCCGAGGCGTCGAGAACGTCGCGCGGGAGCAGGGGCTGAGCCTGGTCCTCTCGGAGAGCGCGGGCCGGCTCACCCCGGGCCAGACGTGGGTGGACGGCGTCCTGGCCCGTCGCCCGGCCGGCGTCATCCTGGTGCTCTCCGATCTCGACGCGGCGCAGCGGGCCCAGCTGACCAGCCGGTCCATCCCCTTCGTCGTGGTCGATCCGGCCGGCGACCCCGGGGACGACATCCCGTCGGTCGGGGCGGCCAACTGGCAGGGCGGCATCGCCGCCACCCGCCATCTGACGGCCCTGGGGCACCGGCGGATCGGCGTGATCGGCGGACCGGCCCGCATGATGTGCAGCCGGGCGCGGCTGGATGGCTACCGCGCCGCCCTGGAGACGTCCGGGGTGGAGATCGACCCCGAGCTCGTCCGGGAGGGCGAGTTCAACCACGAGGACGGGTACACGGCGGCACTCGACCTCCTGCGCCTGCCCGAGCCCCCCACCGCCGTCTTCGCCGGCAACGACCTCCAGGCCCTCGGCGTGTACGAGGCCGCACGCGAGCTGGGGCTGCGCATCCCGGAGGACCTCAGCGTCGTCGGCTTCGACGATCTGCCGCTCACCCGCTGGATCGGGCCGCCCCTCACGACCGTGCGGCAACCGCTCGTGGAGATGGCCGAGACCGCTGCCCGGCTGGTCCTGGACCTCGGGCAGGGACGGCGGCCGGCGACCACGCGGGTCGATCTGGCGACGAGCCTGGTGGTGCGCAGCAGCACGGCTCCGCCGTCGCGCTGA
- a CDS encoding WD40/YVTN/BNR-like repeat-containing protein, which translates to MTDVLLTVGTRKGLFIGRRRGGTWEFGDPQFNAQAIYSIAIDTRGSTPRLLVGGDSAHWGPSVFHSDDLGATWAEPKQPAVKFPRFTDASLERVWQLHPAGPEAPDVVYAGTEPAALFRSDDRGESFELVRPLWEHPTRSRWVPGGGGEGLHTILTDPRDAAAVTVAVSTAGVFRTEDGGERWTPSNRGVSAVFLPDPDPEFGQCVHKVTRDAADPDRLYLQNHWGVFRSDDGGKRWQDIGAGLPSDFGFAAAAHPHRADTFYVFPINADADRVPAGHRCRVFRTRDAGETWEPLTRGLPDGDHYGTVLRDGLCTDDADPAGVYFGNRNGEVYASADDGDSWQQLASHLPDVLCVRAAALG; encoded by the coding sequence ATGACCGATGTACTCCTCACCGTGGGTACCCGCAAAGGTCTCTTCATCGGCCGCAGGCGGGGCGGGACATGGGAGTTCGGCGATCCGCAGTTCAACGCGCAGGCGATCTACTCGATCGCGATCGACACCCGGGGAAGCACTCCGCGGCTGCTGGTGGGCGGGGACAGCGCGCACTGGGGCCCTTCCGTCTTCCACTCCGACGACCTGGGCGCGACGTGGGCGGAGCCGAAGCAACCCGCCGTGAAGTTCCCCCGGTTCACCGACGCGTCGCTGGAGCGGGTCTGGCAGCTGCACCCCGCCGGCCCCGAGGCGCCCGACGTCGTCTACGCGGGCACCGAGCCCGCCGCCCTGTTCCGTTCGGACGACCGGGGCGAGTCCTTCGAGCTGGTGCGTCCGCTCTGGGAGCATCCGACGCGGTCCCGATGGGTGCCCGGCGGCGGCGGTGAAGGGCTGCACACCATCCTGACCGATCCCAGGGACGCCGCGGCCGTGACCGTCGCCGTGTCCACCGCGGGCGTGTTCCGGACCGAGGACGGCGGCGAACGCTGGACGCCCTCGAACAGGGGCGTCTCGGCTGTGTTCCTCCCGGATCCCGATCCCGAGTTCGGCCAGTGCGTACACAAGGTCACCCGTGACGCGGCCGATCCCGACCGTCTCTATCTGCAGAACCACTGGGGCGTGTTCCGCAGCGACGACGGCGGGAAGCGCTGGCAGGACATCGGCGCGGGCCTGCCCTCGGACTTCGGCTTCGCCGCAGCCGCTCACCCGCACCGCGCGGACACGTTCTACGTCTTCCCGATCAACGCCGACGCCGACCGGGTGCCCGCCGGTCACCGCTGCCGGGTCTTCCGCACCCGGGACGCGGGTGAGACCTGGGAGCCGCTGACGCGGGGTCTGCCCGACGGCGACCACTACGGCACGGTGCTGCGCGACGGCCTCTGCACGGACGACGCCGACCCGGCCGGCGTCTACTTCGGCAATCGCAACGGCGAGGTGTACGCGAGCGCCGACGACGGTGACAGCTGGCAGCAGCTGGCCTCCCATCTGCCGGACGTGCTGTGTGTGCGGGCGGCGGCACTCGGCTGA
- a CDS encoding universal stress protein, whose amino-acid sequence MSVVLGYDESPGAARALRAAIEVAAAFGEKLVLVYGAAPPGPTGEEYRAHYEAIRQAGRTGLERAVASAEAAEVPTTVEVIDLSPAQALIEAASRHEARVIVVGSWGESPMRGALLGSTPHKLLHLSTVPVLCVPTDV is encoded by the coding sequence ATGTCGGTGGTCCTCGGGTACGACGAGTCGCCCGGGGCGGCGCGTGCCCTGCGGGCGGCGATCGAGGTGGCCGCCGCGTTCGGCGAGAAGCTCGTCCTCGTGTACGGCGCCGCTCCGCCCGGCCCCACCGGCGAGGAGTACCGCGCCCATTACGAGGCCATTCGGCAGGCCGGACGCACGGGGCTGGAACGCGCCGTCGCCTCGGCGGAGGCGGCCGAGGTGCCGACCACCGTCGAAGTCATCGACCTGAGCCCGGCGCAGGCGTTGATCGAGGCGGCCTCCCGCCACGAGGCGCGGGTCATCGTCGTGGGCAGCTGGGGCGAGAGCCCGATGCGGGGGGCGCTGCTCGGTTCCACCCCGCACAAGCTCCTGCACCTGTCGACCGTCCCCGTGCTGTGCGTGCCGACCGACGTCTGA
- a CDS encoding APC family permease, with the protein MAEDRAGSAPPASLKPNAIGFVDALVIGLNATSPAYSVAAVIGPVVALVGIYAPGVLFASFVPMLFIASAFYYLNKADQDCGTTFSWVTRAMGPWAGWLGGWAIAMTGVLVVGSLADIAVSFGLLAVGLDSWAENDFVRQLLTVVLIVVMTGLCVIGTELSAKVQNALILAQVAFLLVFVIVALYRVYAGTTDFDSITPAVDWLNPFGAGGAALTSGLLLGVFIYWGWESAVNLTEEVEDSATAPGKAGVWSTVILLVTYLSVGFAVVAFAGTEYLVENAGEEEFIFALLAGEVMGDWDWIVLLAVATSALASTQTTIIPASRTALSMARRHALPKHFARISPRFRTPDVSTWWVAGIAIAWYLIVGQISENALFDSLTALSLLIAFYYALTGLACAVYYRRHLTESVRNFLLIGLGPLVGAGLLTWLLVRSVIDMSDPANSYSGTSWFGLGPPLVIGIAIILIGVVIMVVLRFLSPAFWAERRGVVDPDLVHGRES; encoded by the coding sequence ATGGCAGAGGACCGTGCCGGATCAGCACCACCGGCAAGCTTGAAGCCGAACGCGATCGGCTTCGTCGACGCGCTGGTCATCGGGCTGAACGCCACGTCCCCGGCCTACTCGGTGGCCGCGGTCATCGGCCCGGTCGTGGCGCTCGTCGGCATCTACGCACCCGGGGTGCTCTTCGCCTCGTTCGTACCGATGCTGTTCATCGCGTCGGCCTTCTACTACCTCAACAAGGCCGACCAGGACTGCGGGACGACCTTCTCCTGGGTGACCCGCGCCATGGGCCCCTGGGCCGGGTGGCTCGGGGGCTGGGCCATCGCGATGACCGGTGTGCTGGTCGTGGGATCACTGGCCGACATCGCCGTCAGCTTCGGACTGCTCGCCGTGGGGCTCGACAGCTGGGCGGAGAACGACTTCGTCCGCCAACTGCTGACCGTCGTCCTGATCGTGGTGATGACCGGGCTGTGCGTCATCGGGACCGAGCTGTCGGCCAAGGTGCAGAACGCCCTGATCCTGGCTCAGGTGGCCTTCCTCCTCGTGTTCGTGATCGTCGCGCTCTACCGCGTCTACGCGGGCACGACGGACTTCGACTCGATCACACCCGCGGTCGACTGGCTCAACCCCTTCGGGGCGGGCGGTGCGGCGCTGACCAGTGGTCTGCTGCTGGGCGTGTTCATCTACTGGGGCTGGGAATCGGCCGTCAACCTCACCGAGGAGGTCGAGGACTCCGCGACCGCGCCGGGCAAGGCCGGCGTGTGGTCGACCGTCATCCTGCTCGTGACCTACCTCTCCGTCGGCTTCGCGGTCGTCGCGTTCGCCGGAACGGAGTATCTGGTGGAGAACGCCGGGGAGGAGGAGTTCATCTTCGCCCTGCTGGCCGGTGAGGTCATGGGCGACTGGGACTGGATCGTGCTCCTCGCGGTCGCGACCTCCGCGCTCGCCTCCACCCAGACGACCATCATCCCGGCCTCGCGCACCGCCCTGTCGATGGCCCGGCGCCACGCGCTGCCCAAGCACTTCGCCCGCATCAGCCCGAGGTTCCGGACCCCCGACGTGAGTACCTGGTGGGTGGCAGGCATCGCCATCGCCTGGTACCTGATCGTCGGCCAGATCAGTGAGAACGCCCTCTTCGACTCGCTGACCGCGCTCTCCCTCCTCATCGCCTTCTACTACGCGCTCACCGGTCTGGCCTGCGCGGTCTACTACCGCCGCCATCTGACCGAGAGCGTGCGCAACTTCCTCCTCATCGGTCTCGGTCCGCTGGTCGGGGCGGGTCTGCTCACCTGGCTGCTCGTCCGGTCGGTCATCGACATGTCCGACCCGGCGAACTCCTACAGCGGAACCTCCTGGTTCGGACTGGGCCCGCCGCTCGTCATCGGCATCGCCATCATCCTGATCGGCGTGGTCATCATGGTGGTCCTGCGGTTCCTGTCGCCGGCCTTCTGGGCCGAGCGGCGAGGTGTGGTCGACCCCGACCTCGTACACGGCAGGGAGTCCTGA